In Crinalium epipsammum PCC 9333, the following are encoded in one genomic region:
- a CDS encoding DNA double-strand break repair nuclease NurA, with product MLDLNKLARHMQGISQHLTKEATANRQRLERAQEMFDVAKTRQTELVKQQQTWRDRLLFAAATPVEPLNTRIDLEVAPKIHTVIATDGSQIAPSHHEIAYCYLINVGRVMLHYGQSVHPLLDSLPEVFYKAEDLYVSRHWGIRTEEWMGYRRTVSEASVLAELACNWLNIPTEEPGNEAESNVLSSDANNLKSISPDRSVGTIQTPETNVPTLAMVDGSLIYWFLEQLPTEARDRILPPILEAWEQLRLAKVPLMGYLSATRSIESINFLRLPACTHPAPNCMSFCANLERTPCQIFDSLRDSSLWASHLEPGQRSCLWRSSAKILDLYDLHYVYFCYVHVGTEIARIEIPAWVAEDSTMLNQALSLMLAQVQKGYGYPVALAEAHNQAVVRGGDRARFFALLEQQMIRAGIRNVGTSYKEARKRGSIA from the coding sequence ATGCTGGATTTAAATAAACTGGCGCGACATATGCAGGGTATTAGTCAGCACCTTACAAAAGAGGCTACGGCTAATCGTCAACGTTTGGAACGCGCCCAAGAAATGTTTGATGTTGCTAAAACGCGACAAACTGAACTGGTTAAGCAACAACAAACTTGGCGCGATCGCTTGTTATTTGCTGCTGCTACACCAGTTGAACCATTGAATACTCGCATTGATTTAGAAGTTGCGCCCAAAATCCACACTGTCATCGCTACAGATGGTTCTCAAATTGCTCCGAGTCACCATGAAATCGCCTATTGTTATTTAATTAATGTTGGTCGGGTGATGCTGCACTATGGGCAAAGTGTGCATCCATTGTTAGACAGCTTACCAGAAGTGTTTTACAAAGCTGAAGATTTGTATGTTTCTCGGCACTGGGGTATCCGCACAGAAGAATGGATGGGCTATCGTCGCACAGTTTCAGAAGCGTCAGTGTTGGCAGAATTAGCTTGCAACTGGCTAAATATCCCTACTGAGGAACCTGGGAACGAAGCGGAATCAAATGTGCTAAGTTCAGATGCTAATAATTTAAAATCTATATCCCCAGACAGAAGCGTAGGAACGATCCAAACTCCTGAAACGAATGTGCCAACTTTGGCAATGGTAGATGGTTCGCTGATTTACTGGTTTTTGGAACAATTGCCGACAGAAGCACGCGATCGCATTTTGCCACCGATTCTAGAAGCTTGGGAACAGTTACGTTTAGCTAAAGTTCCTTTAATGGGTTATCTAAGTGCTACTCGTAGTATTGAATCAATCAACTTTTTGCGCTTACCAGCTTGTACCCACCCAGCACCGAATTGTATGAGTTTTTGCGCTAATTTGGAGCGCACACCTTGTCAAATTTTCGATTCTCTACGAGATAGCAGTTTGTGGGCTTCTCACTTAGAACCAGGACAACGCAGTTGTTTGTGGCGTAGTTCAGCAAAAATTCTAGATTTGTATGATCTGCATTATGTTTATTTTTGTTACGTCCATGTTGGGACAGAAATCGCTCGGATTGAGATTCCGGCTTGGGTAGCTGAAGACTCAACTATGTTGAACCAAGCTTTAAGTTTGATGTTGGCACAGGTACAAAAGGGATATGGCTATCCTGTGGCGTTGGCAGAAGCACATAATCAAGCAGTGGTACGGGGAGGCGATCGCGCTCGTTTCTTTGCTTTACTAGAACAACAAATGATCCGCGCTGGAATTAGAAATGTCGGTACGTCTTATAAAGAAGCGCGGAAGCGGGGTAGTATAGCTTAA
- a CDS encoding HAD family hydrolase, whose product MPNLEPTILALDFDGVLCDGMIEYFQTSWRTYCQIWTADSQTQPENLADNFYKLRPVIEVGWEMPLLLRALVLGVPEEQIWQDWVGVAHKIVLDENLNAAEIGKQLDQIRDRWIAEDVNGWLALHRFYPGIVVMLRSLLASSVKPVIVTTKEGRFVEQLLQQQNINMPSEWIIGKEVKRSKHQTLRELLAASIEDASIWFVEDRLKTLQNVEQQPDLEAVKLFLADWGYNTPTQQASISDRSRIKLLSLSQFAQDFSAWN is encoded by the coding sequence ATGCCTAACTTAGAGCCAACTATTTTAGCTTTAGATTTTGATGGTGTGCTTTGCGATGGGATGATTGAATATTTCCAAACATCCTGGCGTACTTACTGTCAAATCTGGACAGCAGATAGTCAGACACAACCAGAAAATTTAGCTGATAATTTTTATAAGCTGCGACCTGTGATCGAAGTTGGTTGGGAAATGCCTTTGCTGTTGCGGGCATTGGTTTTAGGTGTACCGGAAGAACAGATTTGGCAAGATTGGGTTGGAGTTGCCCATAAAATTGTATTAGACGAAAATCTTAATGCAGCAGAGATAGGCAAGCAGCTAGATCAAATTCGCGATCGCTGGATTGCTGAAGATGTAAACGGATGGTTGGCGCTGCATAGATTTTATCCTGGGATTGTGGTCATGTTGCGATCGCTGCTTGCTAGTTCTGTTAAGCCTGTGATTGTAACTACTAAGGAAGGGCGGTTTGTTGAGCAACTATTGCAGCAACAAAACATTAATATGCCTAGTGAGTGGATTATCGGTAAGGAGGTTAAACGTTCTAAGCATCAAACGTTACGGGAATTATTAGCAGCATCTATTGAGGATGCTAGTATTTGGTTTGTGGAAGATCGGTTAAAAACTTTACAAAATGTAGAACAGCAACCAGACCTGGAGGCTGTGAAATTGTTTTTAGCAGATTGGGGATATAATACACCCACGCAGCAAGCATCTATTAGCGATCGCAGCAGAATTAAATTATTATCCCTTTCTCAGTTTGCCCAAGATTTTTCTGCTTGGAATTAA
- a CDS encoding R3H domain-containing nucleic acid-binding protein — MQITDDLSKLLHILPEQIRSSLEKHPQQESLIEVVMDLGRLPEARFPNKAEYLGETPVSKEDINYCIQRVGLFSGDNRAGIERTLHRISAIRNRTGDIIGLTCRVGRAVFGTIAMIRDLVETGNSILMLGRPGVGKTTALREIARVLADELHKRVVIIDTSNEIAGDGDIPHPAIGRARRMQVARPELQHQVMIEAVENHMPEVIVIDEIGTELEAQAARTIAERGVQLVGTAHGNHIENLIKNPTLSDLVGGIQAVTLGDDEARRRASQKTVLERKAPPTFEIAVEMLERHRWVVHESVSDTVDTLLRNRKPSPQVRTVNESGHVTITRELPEVAPKLASSLQTPESAPNVRGWRSSGQMQPMPVSKAEIKIRPLADEFGEENSFEQLLDSSWHQQDIYAREHEISGPNGEDLPLHVYPYGISRQQLDQVIEVLNLPVVLTKEMDNADAVLALRSHVKNHSKLRHISKARHIPIHSIKASTIPQITRSLRRMLNMDDSGVGETTDLRLFSHNGSEDEIEALEEARLAVEQIVIPKGQPVELLPRSPKVRKIQHELVEHYHLKSTSFGDEPNRRLRIFPA; from the coding sequence ATGCAAATTACAGACGATCTCAGTAAATTGCTGCACATCTTGCCAGAACAGATACGTTCATCTTTGGAGAAGCACCCGCAGCAAGAAAGTTTGATTGAGGTTGTCATGGATTTGGGGCGACTTCCAGAGGCGCGGTTTCCCAATAAAGCTGAGTATCTGGGTGAAACTCCAGTATCCAAAGAAGATATAAATTATTGCATTCAGCGAGTGGGTTTGTTTAGCGGCGATAACCGAGCAGGAATCGAGCGCACTTTGCATCGGATCAGTGCTATTCGTAATCGTACTGGCGATATTATTGGTTTAACCTGCCGTGTGGGTCGGGCAGTTTTCGGCACTATTGCCATGATCCGTGACTTAGTGGAAACTGGCAACTCGATTTTGATGCTAGGTCGCCCAGGTGTAGGTAAAACCACAGCACTACGGGAAATTGCGAGAGTTTTGGCAGATGAGTTGCATAAACGGGTAGTAATCATTGATACATCCAATGAAATTGCTGGCGATGGAGATATTCCGCATCCCGCCATTGGTAGAGCCAGAAGAATGCAAGTTGCTCGCCCAGAACTGCAACATCAAGTGATGATTGAGGCAGTGGAAAACCATATGCCAGAAGTGATCGTCATTGATGAAATCGGTACAGAATTAGAAGCGCAAGCAGCGCGGACAATTGCCGAGCGGGGTGTGCAACTGGTTGGTACTGCTCACGGCAACCACATTGAAAACTTGATTAAAAACCCGACGCTATCTGACTTAGTTGGCGGTATTCAAGCTGTGACGCTGGGAGATGACGAAGCTAGACGCAGAGCTTCTCAGAAGACAGTTTTAGAGCGTAAGGCTCCGCCAACGTTTGAAATAGCGGTAGAGATGCTAGAGCGGCATCGTTGGGTAGTACACGAAAGCGTTTCGGATACAGTTGATACTCTGCTACGGAATCGTAAACCAAGTCCCCAAGTACGCACTGTTAATGAAAGTGGTCACGTGACGATCACACGGGAATTGCCCGAAGTTGCTCCAAAACTGGCTAGTTCATTACAAACACCAGAATCAGCGCCTAATGTGCGTGGGTGGCGCTCATCAGGGCAGATGCAACCAATGCCTGTTAGTAAAGCTGAGATCAAAATCCGCCCGTTGGCAGATGAGTTTGGTGAAGAAAACTCGTTTGAACAATTGTTAGATAGCTCTTGGCATCAGCAAGATATCTATGCGCGTGAGCATGAGATTAGTGGTCCAAATGGAGAGGATTTACCTTTACACGTTTATCCTTATGGGATTAGCCGTCAACAACTAGATCAAGTGATTGAAGTCTTAAACTTGCCAGTTGTGTTAACGAAAGAGATGGACAATGCTGATGCTGTGTTAGCTTTGCGATCGCACGTCAAAAACCACTCTAAATTGCGACACATCAGCAAGGCGCGTCATATTCCCATCCATAGCATTAAAGCCAGCACCATCCCTCAAATTACTCGTAGTTTGCGGCGAATGTTGAATATGGATGACTCCGGTGTGGGGGAAACAACTGATCTACGTTTGTTTAGTCACAACGGTAGCGAAGATGAAATTGAGGCACTTGAAGAAGCCAGACTAGCAGTGGAACAAATTGTAATTCCTAAAGGACAGCCAGTGGAGTTACTACCGCGCTCTCCTAAAGTGCGTAAAATCCAACACGAGCTAGTCGAACATTATCATCTCAAGTCCACCAGTTTTGGGGATGAACCCAACAGGAGATTGCGGATTTTTCCAGCTTGA
- the ldpA gene encoding circadian clock protein LdpA, whose translation MTNLYYPLHSLKEGHWFKLICGASLSYLPAVRNLTLAYTLAGADCIDVAADPAVIAAATEGIKVAGYLADAAKERGFGGNNSPWLMVSLNDGEDPHFRKAEFNPANCPADCTRPCEKICPANAIAFQNTGASISGVIDERCYGCGRCLPVCPIQQIVTRSYIYTPSALAPLIIQTGIDAIEIHTSVGHLADFKRLWQAISPWVDRLKLIAVSCGDGEGLIDYLWALYEVMQPLPCNLVWQTDGRPMSGDIGGGTTRAAVKLGEKVLAAKLPGFIQLAGGTNARTVNKLKESGLLNTNLTSATNAKPFVAGVAYGSYARVLLSPILEKLEKIAIDEADNDASHIYNQQLNSRLEETPQLLWEAVAIAHSLVSQLKSSVKGTITHRG comes from the coding sequence GTGACTAATTTGTACTATCCCTTACATTCCCTGAAGGAGGGTCACTGGTTTAAACTCATTTGCGGAGCCAGCTTATCTTACCTTCCTGCTGTTCGGAATCTTACTCTAGCTTATACTTTGGCGGGTGCTGATTGTATTGACGTTGCTGCTGACCCAGCCGTAATTGCAGCAGCGACGGAAGGTATAAAAGTTGCGGGTTATTTGGCTGATGCTGCAAAAGAACGTGGCTTTGGTGGGAATAATTCGCCCTGGCTAATGGTGAGTTTGAATGATGGGGAAGACCCCCATTTTCGTAAGGCAGAATTTAACCCTGCAAATTGTCCAGCAGATTGCACTCGCCCTTGTGAAAAAATTTGTCCAGCTAATGCGATCGCATTTCAAAATACAGGTGCTTCTATCTCCGGTGTAATCGACGAGCGTTGCTATGGTTGTGGTCGGTGTCTACCTGTTTGTCCGATTCAACAAATTGTCACTCGTTCATATATATATACTCCATCTGCTCTGGCACCATTAATTATCCAAACCGGAATAGATGCGATCGAAATCCATACTTCTGTGGGACATTTAGCAGATTTTAAACGCTTATGGCAGGCAATTTCCCCTTGGGTGGATCGACTCAAACTTATAGCCGTTAGCTGTGGTGATGGTGAGGGGTTGATTGACTACCTGTGGGCGTTGTATGAGGTAATGCAACCTCTGCCATGTAACTTAGTTTGGCAGACAGATGGACGACCGATGAGTGGCGATATTGGTGGTGGAACTACTCGCGCCGCCGTCAAACTAGGTGAAAAGGTATTAGCAGCAAAGTTGCCTGGATTTATACAGTTAGCAGGAGGCACAAATGCTCGCACAGTTAATAAACTTAAAGAGTCAGGCTTACTAAATACAAATTTGACAAGTGCAACCAATGCCAAACCTTTTGTGGCTGGTGTAGCTTATGGTAGTTATGCCCGCGTGTTGTTATCGCCAATTTTAGAAAAATTAGAAAAGATCGCCATAGATGAGGCTGATAATGATGCCTCACATATTTATAACCAACAACTTAATAGCAGGTTGGAAGAAACGCCCCAGCTATTATGGGAAGCGGTTGCGATCGCTCATTCTTTAGTTTCCCAGCTTAAATCATCAGTAAAAGGAACAATCACCCATCGTGGATGA
- a CDS encoding peptidoglycan D,D-transpeptidase FtsI family protein: protein MASSERWKRNRSKSGRKVEELREERKTTGGSIKSVFLLSPVRLLLVWAVLIFATLGLGFNLYRLQIVTSPVLLKKARQQQMVSLRPFVPRRSVVDRNGNYLATDQPSYTLYAHPKLFKVSKQEVANQLSKIINVPEDELLKKFNQKNSGVRIAQSLREDLANHISRLNNDGLELIGQYSRLYPQQELAADVVGYVDSNHRGQAGVEYSQFKLLERAVHSVRISRSGNGEMMPDYMPEGFLHYDDLQLKLTIDNRLQRAARSALKEKIKKFKAKRGAVIVMNAQDGSLLAMVSEPTYNPNEYSKFDLGLFKNWALADLYEPGSTFKPINVAIALESGAVTPETTFNDSGHITIAGWPIKNAQNKSYGSVNITQILQYSSNIGMVQMMQQLKPDVYYSWLQKLGLGNKVGIDLPFESPGQMKTKQQFMSSPIEPATTSFGQGFSLTPIQLVTLHASLANGGKIVTPHVVRGLFDSQGQMYLQPNLPPPRPVFSPQTSDTVLEMMEKVVSNGTGKPAQIPGYRIGGKTGTAQKASASGGYDSSAKITSFVGILPVDSAQRYVVLAVVDNPEGNVFGSIVAAPIVKSVMEAIISIEEIPPSQEQQTMPSQQQIPLSQPQQPQD from the coding sequence ATGGCCTCCTCTGAACGCTGGAAGCGTAACCGAAGTAAATCCGGGCGCAAGGTTGAAGAATTGCGGGAAGAGCGAAAGACTACGGGTGGGTCTATAAAATCAGTTTTTTTGCTTTCCCCTGTGAGATTATTGCTGGTTTGGGCGGTATTGATATTTGCCACTCTAGGATTGGGGTTCAATTTATATAGGCTGCAAATTGTTACCTCACCTGTGCTATTGAAAAAGGCACGACAGCAGCAGATGGTGTCACTGCGTCCGTTTGTCCCCCGACGTTCAGTTGTCGATCGCAATGGCAACTATTTAGCCACTGATCAGCCTAGCTATACACTGTATGCTCATCCAAAGCTATTTAAAGTCTCTAAACAGGAAGTTGCTAATCAGTTATCTAAAATTATCAATGTCCCTGAAGATGAACTACTGAAAAAGTTTAATCAGAAAAACAGTGGCGTTCGGATAGCTCAGTCACTAAGAGAAGATTTAGCAAATCATATTTCTCGACTCAATAATGATGGCTTGGAGTTAATTGGACAATACTCACGGTTGTATCCACAGCAGGAGTTAGCAGCAGATGTTGTGGGGTACGTCGATAGTAACCACCGGGGACAAGCTGGAGTGGAATATAGTCAATTTAAATTACTAGAACGTGCTGTTCACTCAGTTCGGATCAGTCGCTCTGGTAACGGAGAAATGATGCCTGACTATATGCCAGAAGGATTTTTACATTATGATGATTTACAATTAAAACTCACTATTGACAATCGCCTACAAAGGGCGGCTCGCTCGGCTCTTAAGGAAAAGATTAAGAAGTTTAAAGCCAAGCGCGGTGCTGTGATAGTGATGAATGCTCAGGATGGTTCATTGCTGGCGATGGTGTCAGAGCCAACTTACAACCCTAATGAGTACTCTAAATTTGATCTGGGATTGTTTAAAAACTGGGCACTGGCTGATTTATATGAGCCTGGTTCAACATTTAAGCCAATAAATGTAGCGATCGCACTAGAATCAGGTGCTGTTACACCTGAAACTACATTTAATGATTCAGGTCATATTACCATAGCTGGTTGGCCAATTAAAAACGCTCAGAATAAATCTTATGGTTCAGTAAATATCACACAAATTTTGCAATATTCCAGCAACATTGGCATGGTGCAAATGATGCAACAGTTAAAGCCAGATGTTTACTATAGTTGGCTGCAAAAGCTAGGACTAGGGAATAAGGTTGGTATTGACCTGCCATTTGAATCACCAGGGCAGATGAAAACCAAACAGCAGTTTATGTCTTCCCCAATTGAACCCGCAACTACATCCTTTGGGCAAGGCTTTTCTCTAACACCAATTCAACTGGTAACTTTGCACGCTTCTTTGGCTAATGGCGGTAAAATTGTTACACCTCATGTTGTCCGAGGGCTATTTGATTCTCAAGGTCAAATGTACTTGCAACCAAACTTACCACCACCGCGACCTGTTTTCTCTCCTCAGACTAGCGATACAGTGCTAGAAATGATGGAAAAGGTTGTGAGCAATGGAACTGGAAAACCAGCACAAATCCCTGGATATCGGATTGGTGGTAAAACCGGAACTGCTCAGAAAGCTAGTGCTAGTGGGGGATATGATAGCAGTGCTAAAATTACCAGCTTTGTAGGTATATTGCCAGTAGACTCTGCCCAACGCTATGTAGTTTTAGCTGTAGTCGATAATCCTGAAGGTAATGTTTTTGGTTCAATTGTAGCTGCTCCAATTGTGAAATCGGTAATGGAAGCGATTATTAGCATTGAAGAGATACCGCCGAGTCAAGAACAGCAAACCATGCCAAGTCAACAACAGATACCACTGAGCCAGCCACAGCAACCCCAGGATTAA
- a CDS encoding two-component system response regulator translates to MSQAEFNFTRKDILIVDDTPDNIRFLATILTKEGYNVRKALDGQMALTACENLLPDLILLDIMMPGMDGYEVCKQLKNNEQTSNIPVIFLSAIDDVLDKVKAFEFGGVDYITKPFQGAEILVRVKNHLTLKAAEIKILNLNIELEQRVKERTLQLELANQELNRELLEREKLQKQLLYRSLHDPLTKLANRTLFMERLEEAIKLTKEASEYQFAVLFLDCDRFKIINDSLGHLVGDELLIAIAKKMQVLMNKNDVLARLGGDEFAIFLDDFTDDSYPQLIADKISQELVTPFQLSRAEVFTTASIGIALGNSNYNTPQEVLRDADTAMYHAKSKGRNRYCVFTPVMHQQALKILQLENDLKRAIERQEFIVYYQPIVCLCTGKISGFEALVRWQHPTMGMVSPGDFIPVAEEAGLISLIDTWVLQTACSQVHNWQKQKLISEDITVSVNLSVRLFSNPSLLTIINETLQSTQISPQNLKLEITESAIMENSELAAIILQELRECGIDLSIDDFGTGYSSLGYLHRFPVNILKIDRSFVNSIEQDGKKTDLISTVISLAHKIEMKVIAEGIETPEQLEILRNLGCDFGQGYLFSKPLASNFILDLLASAPQW, encoded by the coding sequence ATGAGCCAAGCTGAATTTAATTTTACTCGAAAAGATATTCTAATCGTTGACGATACTCCAGATAACATACGTTTTTTAGCGACGATTCTTACCAAAGAAGGCTATAACGTCCGCAAAGCTTTAGATGGGCAAATGGCACTCACCGCTTGTGAGAATTTATTGCCAGATTTAATTTTGCTGGATATTATGATGCCAGGTATGGACGGCTATGAAGTTTGTAAACAGTTAAAGAATAATGAGCAAACAAGCAACATACCCGTCATTTTTTTGAGTGCTATAGATGATGTTTTAGATAAAGTTAAAGCTTTCGAGTTTGGGGGAGTTGATTACATCACTAAGCCATTTCAGGGTGCAGAAATTTTAGTTCGGGTTAAAAATCACCTAACATTAAAAGCAGCGGAAATAAAAATTCTTAACTTAAACATAGAATTGGAGCAAAGAGTTAAAGAGCGCACTTTGCAATTAGAATTAGCTAATCAAGAACTTAATCGAGAGCTTTTGGAACGGGAGAAACTTCAAAAGCAACTATTGTATAGATCTTTGCATGATCCACTCACTAAATTAGCTAACCGAACTTTATTTATGGAAAGGCTAGAGGAGGCAATTAAACTAACGAAAGAAGCCTCTGAGTATCAGTTTGCAGTATTATTTTTAGATTGCGATCGCTTTAAAATCATTAATGATTCTTTAGGTCATCTGGTAGGAGATGAATTATTAATAGCCATTGCCAAAAAAATGCAAGTATTGATGAATAAAAATGATGTTTTAGCTCGCTTAGGAGGAGATGAATTTGCTATATTTTTAGATGATTTTACAGATGATAGTTATCCTCAATTGATAGCTGATAAAATTTCACAAGAACTTGTTACCCCTTTTCAACTATCTAGGGCTGAGGTATTTACTACGGCTAGTATTGGCATCGCTTTAGGCAATAGTAATTATAATACTCCACAAGAAGTTCTGCGAGATGCCGATACAGCAATGTATCATGCTAAATCAAAAGGCAGGAATAGATATTGCGTATTTACTCCAGTAATGCATCAGCAAGCTTTAAAAATATTACAATTAGAAAACGATTTAAAAAGAGCAATTGAACGCCAAGAATTTATTGTTTATTATCAACCAATAGTTTGTCTATGTACAGGAAAAATTAGTGGATTTGAAGCCCTTGTGCGTTGGCAGCATCCTACAATGGGGATGGTTTCCCCTGGAGATTTTATTCCCGTAGCAGAAGAGGCAGGGTTGATTAGTCTTATAGACACTTGGGTCTTGCAAACTGCTTGCAGTCAAGTACATAATTGGCAGAAGCAAAAACTCATTAGTGAAGATATTACAGTTAGCGTTAATCTTTCAGTTCGCTTATTTTCTAATCCCAGTTTGCTGACAATAATAAACGAAACTTTGCAAAGCACTCAAATTAGTCCGCAAAACTTAAAATTAGAGATTACTGAAAGTGCCATCATGGAAAATAGCGAATTAGCAGCAATTATTCTCCAAGAGCTTCGCGAATGCGGAATAGACTTATCTATTGACGATTTTGGTACGGGATATTCTTCTTTAGGCTATTTACATAGATTCCCAGTAAATATATTAAAAATAGATAGATCTTTTGTCAATAGTATAGAACAAGACGGCAAAAAAACAGACTTGATTTCAACTGTAATTAGCCTTGCTCATAAAATTGAAATGAAGGTAATCGCTGAAGGAATAGAAACTCCAGAACAGTTAGAAATACTACGTAATTTAGGATGTGATTTTGGTCAGGGTTATTTATTCTCTAAACCTTTAGCCTCCAACTTTATTTTAGATTTGCTTGCGTCTGCACCCCAATGGTAA